A region of Candidatus Eisenbacteria bacterium DNA encodes the following proteins:
- a CDS encoding sigma-54 dependent transcriptional regulator yields MAGEKILVVDDDDSMCQFLSILLKKEGFEVTTVKDGQSAIQKVREDNFDVVITDIKMPGMDGLQVLDQIKAVNPSTPVVIMTGFASQKTAIDAVNKGAFQYLEKHANNEEVKIVVRNAIEMKKVQNQNIFLKKQLRKWHDNKEIIGNSEEMAKVFRTIEKVADTDSTILIYGESGTGKELIAKEIHYRSGRANGSFVSINCGALPKDLLESNLFGHVRGSFTGAVRDQEGLLKVAEGGSFFLDEVSEMLPATQVKLLRALQEREIIPVGGNKPIKIDVRLIAATNADLERMVAEGRFRADLFYRLNVIPLRLPPLRERRDDIPMLVDYFLKKLTQSGHEKDISKECMERLCAYEWPGNVRELENVIERAYVLDENGVIAPQDLPDKIRDRSARRGSLVIDSPNLTLEELEKEYILKVLNYTSWQKKKASEILGINPSTLYRKLQTYGIDQHEELEVIAK; encoded by the coding sequence ATGGCAGGAGAAAAGATTCTGGTTGTGGACGACGACGACAGCATGTGTCAGTTCCTTTCCATTCTGCTCAAGAAGGAAGGGTTCGAGGTCACGACGGTGAAGGACGGACAATCCGCGATCCAGAAGGTGAGGGAGGATAATTTCGACGTCGTGATAACAGACATAAAGATGCCAGGCATGGATGGCCTGCAGGTCCTCGACCAGATCAAGGCAGTAAATCCGAGCACACCCGTGGTCATCATGACCGGCTTTGCGTCTCAGAAGACGGCGATAGACGCGGTAAACAAAGGGGCCTTTCAGTACCTGGAGAAGCACGCGAACAACGAGGAAGTAAAAATCGTTGTGAGGAATGCGATAGAAATGAAAAAAGTGCAGAATCAGAATATCTTCCTCAAGAAGCAGTTGCGAAAGTGGCACGACAACAAGGAAATCATCGGAAACAGCGAGGAGATGGCCAAGGTTTTTAGGACCATCGAGAAGGTCGCAGATACCGACAGCACGATCCTGATATACGGCGAGAGTGGGACCGGGAAGGAACTCATCGCCAAGGAGATTCACTACAGAAGCGGGCGAGCGAACGGCTCGTTTGTCTCAATAAACTGCGGAGCCCTTCCCAAGGACCTGCTTGAGAGCAATCTGTTCGGGCACGTACGGGGTTCTTTCACGGGCGCCGTGAGAGATCAAGAGGGACTTCTCAAGGTTGCCGAGGGAGGGAGCTTCTTCCTGGACGAGGTGAGCGAGATGCTTCCCGCGACTCAGGTGAAGCTCTTGCGCGCGTTGCAGGAAAGAGAAATTATACCAGTGGGCGGGAACAAGCCGATAAAGATCGACGTTAGGCTGATCGCGGCCACGAACGCAGATCTTGAAAGAATGGTCGCCGAAGGCAGGTTCCGTGCGGACTTGTTCTATCGGCTGAACGTGATTCCCTTGAGACTTCCGCCTTTGAGGGAACGGCGCGACGACATCCCGATGCTGGTGGACTACTTTCTGAAGAAGCTCACCCAAAGCGGTCACGAGAAAGACATATCCAAAGAGTGCATGGAGCGGTTGTGCGCCTACGAGTGGCCGGGCAACGTGAGAGAGCTTGAGAACGTAATAGAGAGGGCCTACGTGCTTGATGAAAACGGGGTGATCGCTCCTCAAGACCTGCCGGATAAGATCAGGGACAGGAGCGCCAGGCGAGGAAGCCTCGTCATCGACTCTCCGAATCTCACGTTGGAAGAGCTCGAGAAGGAATACATACTCAAGGTGCTCAATTACACTAGTTGGCAGAAAAAGAAGGCCTCTGAGATACTGGGCATAAACCCATCCACGCTATACAGGAAACTCCAGACCTACGGAATCGATCAACACGAGGAACTGGAGGTAATTGCAAAATGA
- a CDS encoding type II secretion system F family protein — MATFVWKGKSMAGALQSGEAIFDTQDEVVSFLRRKRIAITSIAEKPKDLKISFAVRKKVGTKDLAVFTRQFATMINAGLPLVQCLEILSKQTEKPYFRNIITETMHDVESGATLAGALGKHRKVFDDLFVNMVKAGEEGGILDDILLRLATYIEKAEALKRKVKSAMMYPLVVLVVALGATTFMLLFIIPTFARMFTDFGGQLPIPTRIVLAMSNMLRHYWWALGGGLVGAIVGFRQFYQSASGRMTIDRLQLRVPVLGEVLRKASVARFTRTLGTLVKSGVPILTGLEITANTAGNKVISEAILQTRASIREGETLAAPLKACDIFPAMVVQMIAVGEETGALDEMLRKIADFYDDEVDTAVDTLTSVIEPVMIVVMGVLVGGMVIAMYLPMFKLVTLVAG, encoded by the coding sequence ATGGCTACCTTCGTGTGGAAAGGAAAGAGCATGGCCGGTGCGCTGCAGTCTGGCGAAGCGATCTTCGACACGCAGGACGAGGTCGTGAGCTTTCTGAGAAGAAAGAGAATTGCGATAACCTCGATAGCGGAGAAGCCGAAGGATCTGAAGATCTCGTTTGCCGTCCGGAAAAAGGTGGGCACGAAGGACCTTGCTGTTTTCACCAGGCAGTTCGCCACGATGATAAACGCGGGGCTTCCGCTCGTGCAATGTCTGGAGATCCTGTCCAAGCAGACGGAAAAACCGTACTTTCGAAACATAATCACGGAAACGATGCACGACGTGGAATCCGGTGCGACGCTCGCGGGGGCGCTCGGCAAACACAGGAAGGTCTTCGATGATCTGTTCGTGAACATGGTGAAGGCTGGTGAGGAGGGAGGCATTCTGGACGACATACTTCTGAGGCTTGCGACCTACATCGAGAAGGCAGAGGCACTCAAACGCAAAGTGAAGAGTGCCATGATGTACCCGCTCGTGGTCTTGGTTGTCGCACTGGGAGCAACGACTTTCATGCTGCTCTTTATCATTCCGACCTTCGCCAGGATGTTCACCGATTTCGGAGGGCAACTGCCGATTCCCACGCGCATCGTTCTTGCGATGAGTAATATGCTGAGGCATTACTGGTGGGCGCTGGGCGGGGGTCTGGTAGGGGCAATCGTAGGCTTCAGGCAGTTCTACCAGTCCGCGTCCGGTAGGATGACGATTGATAGACTTCAATTGCGAGTTCCGGTCCTGGGGGAAGTATTGAGGAAGGCAAGCGTGGCCAGATTTACGCGCACGCTGGGCACTCTAGTCAAGAGCGGTGTTCCGATTTTAACCGGGTTGGAGATCACTGCTAACACCGCCGGTAACAAGGTCATCAGTGAGGCGATCCTTCAAACGAGGGCGAGCATCCGAGAGGGCGAGACACTGGCAGCTCCGTTGAAGGCCTGTGACATCTTTCCCGCCATGGTCGTTCAGATGATTGCCGTGGGTGAGGAGACCGGGGCTCTTGACGAGATGCTTCGTAAGATAGCCGACTTCTATGATGACGAAGTCGACACTGCAGTGGACACCCTTACCTCCGTCATAGAACCGGTGATGATCGTGGTAATGGGCGTCCTGGTCGGCGGCATGGTCATTGCCATGTACCTGCCGATGTTCAAACTCGTGACACTAGTTGCTGGCTAA
- a CDS encoding ATP-binding protein → MRPRCEPFGASSSRHFAHGQGEKPDVKNVLSLVVARPIVLTLAVGFGIALDRGSFVSGTEGGVRILVSCYILTGLYFLLARLRVRTAVHLALQIVADGLLVTGLVFMTGGSTSQYVLLYFVLILYASMYLSFRGALAAGALSAGGYSLTWWPQLLPGGAPQLGHDVSEATLKILFHGILFLTVGLLGGFLARRAEQQGRRLADTTNELHRMKLNTDVILRSMVSGLMSIDSEGKVVHFNRAASSILGIAPGLVQNRHFEEVLGPGMSAIVQLLRRGLDEGVSVLRGEVEVVSGDGRKVPLGITTSLVTTESGKRAGVIALYQDLTDVKKVEENVKRQETLAALGQFSAGIAHEIRNCLSPIIGSVELLRNELSLDSDSQRLMNLILKETDRLEGFLNELLFYARAKALDLREVNLQQLIEETVEIVRRHPAHSERKNLSCEFHAPGACLELDAEQMKRVFVNLAVNALEAIEDDGQLTIRTYLDEGGPRGNGKSNTSVTVEFDDNGVGIPPENLQSVFEPFYSTKGAGTGLGLSIAQRVVERHNGRLSIESQAGRGTKVRVHIPHVTADRMSTACLSHKAT, encoded by the coding sequence GTGCGTCCGCGTTGCGAGCCTTTCGGGGCATCGTCCTCACGTCATTTCGCGCACGGGCAGGGCGAGAAGCCCGACGTCAAGAACGTCCTGTCGTTGGTAGTGGCCCGGCCGATAGTGCTGACCCTGGCCGTGGGTTTTGGAATTGCACTTGATCGGGGATCATTCGTTTCAGGGACAGAAGGCGGAGTACGAATTCTGGTTTCCTGTTACATCCTGACGGGACTGTACTTCCTGCTGGCACGACTTCGCGTTCGTACTGCCGTTCATCTGGCACTTCAGATCGTGGCGGACGGCCTCCTGGTAACGGGGCTTGTCTTTATGACGGGCGGGTCCACCAGCCAGTACGTGCTGCTCTACTTCGTCCTTATTCTCTACGCCAGTATGTATTTGTCCTTCCGCGGGGCACTGGCCGCAGGCGCGCTCTCTGCCGGAGGGTATTCGCTTACATGGTGGCCGCAGCTCTTGCCGGGGGGAGCGCCCCAGCTCGGCCATGACGTCTCGGAGGCGACGCTCAAGATACTGTTTCACGGTATCCTATTCTTGACTGTGGGTCTGCTCGGAGGTTTCCTCGCAAGAAGGGCCGAGCAGCAGGGCAGAAGGCTCGCGGACACCACGAACGAACTCCACAGGATGAAGCTCAATACGGACGTGATACTTCGGAGCATGGTGAGTGGTCTCATGTCGATTGACAGCGAGGGGAAAGTCGTCCACTTCAACAGGGCAGCGTCAAGCATCCTGGGCATTGCTCCCGGACTGGTCCAGAACCGGCATTTCGAGGAAGTCCTCGGCCCCGGGATGTCCGCGATCGTACAACTACTGCGGCGCGGGCTTGATGAAGGCGTCAGCGTGTTGAGAGGGGAAGTCGAGGTGGTCTCCGGAGACGGGAGAAAAGTTCCCTTGGGGATCACGACAAGCCTCGTCACCACGGAGTCCGGCAAGAGAGCGGGAGTCATCGCCCTCTATCAGGACCTGACCGACGTGAAGAAGGTCGAAGAGAACGTGAAGCGACAGGAAACGCTTGCCGCACTTGGCCAGTTCTCGGCCGGCATAGCACACGAGATTAGAAATTGTCTCAGCCCCATAATTGGTTCCGTCGAGCTCTTGAGGAACGAGCTGTCTCTGGACTCCGATTCGCAACGGCTCATGAATCTGATTCTCAAGGAGACCGACCGGCTGGAAGGCTTCCTGAACGAACTGCTCTTCTACGCGAGGGCCAAAGCTCTTGATCTGAGGGAAGTCAATTTGCAGCAGCTCATCGAGGAGACTGTCGAAATCGTTCGGCGCCATCCCGCTCATTCGGAGCGAAAGAATCTGAGCTGCGAGTTTCACGCTCCGGGTGCGTGCTTGGAACTGGACGCGGAACAGATGAAGAGAGTTTTTGTAAATCTTGCCGTGAACGCGCTTGAAGCCATTGAGGATGACGGACAGCTCACGATCAGGACGTACTTGGACGAGGGCGGACCGAGGGGGAACGGGAAATCAAACACGTCCGTCACTGTGGAGTTTGATGACAACGGTGTCGGTATCCCTCCCGAGAACCTGCAGAGTGTATTTGAGCCTTTCTACTCTACAAAGGGGGCGGGTACCGGGTTGGGTCTCAGCATCGCACAGCGAGTGGTTGAGAGGCATAACGGGAGACTGTCGATCGAGAGCCAGGCCGGCAGGGGCACCAAAGTGCGGGTTCATATTCCGCACGTTACTGCCGATAGAATGAGTACAGCTTGCCTTAGCCACAAAGCAACATGA